A window of Bradyrhizobium sp. AZCC 1610 contains these coding sequences:
- a CDS encoding DUF3108 domain-containing protein, producing the protein MGLVFSLCALAWLAPQAASAQGRLDAQYEATLAGIPVGKGAWTIEIGDDTFSASAQGGTAGLLKAFSGGTGSGASQGRVVGGALVANAYTATTTTQKKSETIRLSLANGNVKDFSIDPTPPVDPDRVVVTDAHRKNVLDPMTGSMLRVSGNGEVLSPDSCRTGAGIFDGRLRYDLKLDYKRMETVKAERGYHGPALVCAIYFTPVAGYIPDRPVIKYLATERRIEIAFVPIAGTRVLVPFRMTIPTPFGPAMLEATSFVTTAMPPRVAKTN; encoded by the coding sequence CTGGGGCTCGTTTTCAGCCTGTGCGCCTTGGCATGGCTGGCGCCGCAGGCGGCGTCCGCGCAGGGCCGGCTCGATGCGCAGTATGAGGCGACGCTGGCGGGCATCCCGGTTGGCAAGGGGGCCTGGACCATCGAAATCGGCGACGACACGTTTTCGGCCTCCGCCCAGGGCGGCACCGCTGGCCTGTTGAAGGCGTTTTCCGGCGGAACGGGCTCGGGCGCCAGCCAGGGCCGCGTCGTGGGCGGCGCGCTGGTCGCGAATGCCTATACCGCCACCACCACCACGCAGAAGAAGTCCGAAACCATCCGGCTGTCGCTGGCGAACGGCAATGTGAAGGATTTTTCGATCGATCCGACGCCGCCGGTCGATCCGGACCGCGTCGTCGTCACCGACGCGCACCGCAAAAACGTGCTCGATCCCATGACCGGCTCGATGCTGCGAGTATCAGGCAACGGCGAGGTGCTGTCGCCGGATTCCTGCCGCACCGGTGCGGGGATCTTCGACGGACGGCTGCGCTACGATCTCAAGCTCGACTACAAGCGCATGGAAACGGTGAAGGCCGAGCGCGGCTATCACGGGCCGGCGCTGGTCTGCGCCATCTACTTCACGCCGGTTGCGGGCTACATCCCCGATCGCCCCGTGATCAAATATCTCGCCACCGAACGCCGGATCGAGATCGCGTTCGTGCCGATCGCGGGAACCCGCGTCCTGGTTCCATTCCGCATGACCATCCCGACGCCGTTCGGGCCGGCGATGCTGGAGGCGACGTCGTTTGTGACGACCGCGATGCCGCCAAGGGTGGCGAAGACGAATTGA
- the rpmB gene encoding 50S ribosomal protein L28 gives MSRRCELTAKGPQVGHKVSHSNIKTKRRFLPNLVNVTFISDALARNVRLRVSTNALKSVDHNGGLDKFLLKAKADVLSPRALDLKRAIEKKVGKPVFVKKAS, from the coding sequence ATGTCCCGGCGCTGCGAACTGACGGCCAAGGGCCCCCAGGTGGGCCACAAGGTGAGCCACTCGAACATCAAGACCAAGCGGCGCTTCCTGCCGAACCTGGTCAACGTCACCTTCATCTCGGACGCGCTCGCCCGCAACGTGCGCCTGCGCGTCTCGACCAATGCGCTGAAGAGCGTCGACCACAATGGCGGCCTCGATAAGTTCCTGCTGAAGGCCAAGGCCGACGTGCTCTCCCCCCGCGCACTCGATCTGAAGCGCGCGATCGAGAAGAAGGTCGGCAAGCCGGTGTTCGTGAAGAAGGCGAGCTGA
- a CDS encoding DUF1902 domain-containing protein, with product MSKPVIFTISATWDDEASVWSGHCDDIPAAADGATLDELLAKISAMALDLLPDNHPDVDPASLFLQITALREAETATA from the coding sequence ATGTCGAAACCGGTCATCTTTACCATTTCCGCGACCTGGGACGATGAAGCGTCGGTGTGGAGCGGACATTGCGACGACATTCCAGCCGCCGCCGACGGAGCCACGCTCGACGAATTGCTGGCGAAGATATCGGCTATGGCGCTCGACCTGCTGCCCGACAATCATCCCGACGTCGATCCGGCTTCGCTGTTCCTGCAGATCACCGCGCTGCGCGAAGCGGAGACGGCTACGGCCTGA
- a CDS encoding metallophosphoesterase has product MQLLHLTDLHFTPNRPFQRELIGALLCDVKQLVAEGFSADFLVFSGDIVNNPDEPDIYQQFETAFLDPLLSALGLTGKEVIFCPGNHDVSQKTIRDWNDERERLKVAMAADSTDMMALLSSGPTQTYVKAIGHGFFNLVERCGNPWPNPFAHTYSYPTKRVSFVALNSSFGCGLEGSKFDRGKLTIPGEYALAAFQDVPDGHQTLSLMHHTMADLNEASSRVLVPMLTDKSSFHFFGHVHQPLPSIVLGTDVCFMAQGGALYETNGYYNGYSQVYTAESSECIAAHYRTYYRDRMTFDVGTNVAKNGVFYNSSAAQSYWERMVPPASNDDVCLWLMETLEVAAKELDKTITERSLRETFVDPVLNREGAANVNQRMTTSQLLQATSNVVISCAPEHGATSLLDFLAMQFHHECLNMKVAMVPSFVDGRRIKAAYPAAITSALRTGLPDGDDRRFKLQPLHDSGRLVVLVDDIDPSNNVHISFLSLIRSMYPKARLIIALKISMVDVKRLRPIIGIDEFEFIQVGALTRSKVRSLVEKWKLPSAYNSDAVVDEIHSRFLALGIPLTAAYVVIYLSVLEQIEGFNPINSSTVIEQFVESALQKYKPVYAFRSAFDYRNQIDYLGVIAERMCRKNQFIVEYAEIYQWTKEYFEGIGLEHDLSKLLRHFVDNKVFADEGNSLHFRYNIFLSFFISHRMFRSEDFRKWLLEDHRYTNYISEIDIYCGLSRQDVELLDFFSAEFSDLSAKLEAIVKPLAWADRLEKLTIPGNKSDTDSFADRINRQLTSDMPPQERDEAMERVDRAEVKPAATRQEVLGILPQWILTLRAYTVSLKNLENIPKEKKEQHLRKVLHGWSTIILYGSIAFKEIVETREVALGNARFKLDLPEKVDAKLLRLIFLSIPVAISEILRQDLGSQKLALQLRNDGVGSTLSDSFLQSSLYADLKLSEYIGRLKSFKNKAVEASSMVFLEVLLLKMSTIFLRLGLQHDEQDGFLHLAGEISAEVKGLQGEERQREIDRYTRDLRRRDQVKKLRDSMQ; this is encoded by the coding sequence ATGCAACTATTGCACCTCACAGATCTGCATTTCACGCCAAATAGACCATTCCAAAGGGAACTGATCGGAGCACTTCTTTGCGACGTCAAGCAACTCGTTGCTGAAGGATTCTCGGCCGACTTCTTGGTCTTCTCTGGCGACATCGTCAACAATCCGGACGAGCCAGACATCTATCAGCAGTTCGAAACTGCGTTCCTTGATCCGCTGCTATCGGCGCTGGGTTTGACCGGCAAGGAAGTCATTTTCTGTCCGGGCAACCACGACGTAAGCCAAAAAACAATAAGAGACTGGAACGATGAAAGGGAGAGGCTGAAGGTCGCAATGGCCGCCGATTCAACGGATATGATGGCGCTGCTGTCTTCTGGACCAACTCAAACTTACGTAAAGGCCATTGGCCACGGCTTTTTCAATTTGGTGGAACGGTGTGGCAATCCGTGGCCAAATCCATTTGCACACACGTACTCTTATCCAACAAAGAGAGTCAGCTTTGTTGCGCTAAACAGCAGCTTTGGCTGCGGCCTCGAAGGTTCGAAATTTGATCGAGGCAAATTGACCATTCCAGGCGAATACGCGTTAGCCGCCTTTCAGGACGTGCCAGATGGTCATCAAACGCTCTCCTTAATGCATCATACCATGGCCGATTTGAATGAAGCGTCAAGTCGTGTCTTGGTCCCTATGCTAACGGACAAATCGTCTTTTCATTTCTTCGGACACGTCCACCAACCACTACCTTCTATCGTTCTTGGCACGGACGTCTGCTTTATGGCTCAGGGCGGCGCCCTTTACGAGACAAACGGGTACTACAACGGATACTCGCAGGTCTACACAGCTGAATCTTCTGAGTGCATCGCAGCGCATTACCGCACGTATTATCGAGATCGAATGACTTTCGACGTAGGCACGAACGTCGCAAAGAATGGCGTATTCTACAACTCATCTGCGGCTCAGTCGTATTGGGAGCGGATGGTTCCACCCGCGAGTAACGATGACGTCTGCTTATGGCTAATGGAAACATTGGAAGTTGCTGCCAAAGAATTAGATAAAACTATAACTGAGCGTTCCCTGCGAGAAACGTTTGTCGATCCTGTTCTAAATCGCGAGGGCGCAGCAAACGTCAATCAGAGAATGACGACTTCGCAGCTCCTCCAGGCGACGAGCAATGTCGTGATTTCCTGCGCACCGGAACACGGGGCAACTTCGTTGCTGGATTTTCTTGCAATGCAGTTTCATCACGAATGCTTAAACATGAAGGTGGCCATGGTGCCATCGTTCGTTGATGGCCGACGAATTAAGGCGGCATATCCCGCAGCCATAACTTCCGCTCTGCGAACGGGGCTCCCTGATGGTGATGATCGACGGTTCAAGCTCCAGCCCTTACATGATAGCGGCAGATTGGTCGTTCTTGTTGACGACATCGATCCGAGCAACAACGTCCATATTAGCTTTTTGTCGTTGATCCGTTCAATGTATCCAAAGGCGCGGTTGATTATCGCCTTGAAGATATCAATGGTCGACGTGAAGCGGTTGCGTCCGATTATCGGAATTGATGAATTTGAGTTCATCCAAGTCGGGGCTCTCACAAGATCAAAGGTCCGTTCTCTTGTCGAAAAATGGAAGCTCCCATCTGCTTATAATTCGGACGCGGTCGTCGACGAGATACACTCGCGCTTTCTAGCTCTTGGTATTCCGCTGACCGCAGCATACGTAGTCATTTACCTTTCTGTCTTAGAGCAGATTGAAGGCTTTAATCCCATCAATTCATCGACGGTCATTGAGCAATTCGTCGAAAGTGCCCTTCAGAAATATAAGCCGGTATACGCGTTCCGCAGCGCTTTCGATTATCGAAACCAGATCGATTATCTGGGCGTCATTGCTGAGCGGATGTGCAGAAAGAATCAATTCATTGTTGAATATGCAGAGATTTACCAATGGACGAAGGAGTACTTCGAGGGCATTGGATTAGAACACGATCTATCTAAGTTGTTGCGCCACTTCGTCGACAACAAGGTGTTCGCTGATGAAGGAAACTCACTCCACTTTCGATACAATATCTTCCTTTCCTTTTTTATCTCACACAGAATGTTTAGATCGGAAGACTTTAGAAAATGGCTGCTCGAAGATCACAGATACACGAACTACATTTCAGAAATCGACATTTACTGTGGCCTCTCCCGGCAAGACGTCGAACTGCTGGATTTCTTTTCTGCGGAGTTTTCTGATCTCTCGGCTAAGTTGGAGGCGATTGTAAAGCCACTTGCTTGGGCAGATCGCTTAGAGAAATTGACTATCCCGGGGAACAAGTCCGACACGGACTCTTTTGCCGATCGAATCAATCGGCAGCTAACGAGTGACATGCCGCCTCAGGAGCGTGATGAGGCTATGGAGCGAGTTGATCGAGCCGAGGTAAAGCCGGCAGCTACAAGACAGGAGGTGCTGGGGATTCTTCCCCAATGGATTCTTACCCTCAGGGCATACACAGTCTCGTTGAAGAACTTAGAGAACATTCCGAAGGAGAAGAAGGAGCAGCACCTACGGAAGGTTTTGCATGGGTGGTCGACAATCATTCTGTACGGATCCATTGCCTTTAAGGAAATTGTTGAAACGCGAGAGGTCGCTCTCGGTAACGCACGGTTCAAGCTCGATCTACCTGAGAAAGTTGACGCAAAACTTCTTAGGCTTATTTTCTTGAGTATCCCGGTGGCAATTTCGGAGATATTGCGCCAAGACTTGGGCTCGCAGAAGCTTGCACTCCAACTTCGGAATGATGGAGTCGGATCGACTCTTTCGGACTCGTTCCTCCAATCTTCTCTTTATGCTGATCTCAAGCTTTCTGAGTACATCGGCCGATTGAAGTCTTTTAAGAATAAGGCCGTTGAAGCTTCATCCATGGTGTTTTTGGAGGTTCTGTTACTAAAGATGAGTACAATTTTTCTTAGATTAGGCCTTCAACATGACGAACAGGATGGTTTCTTGCATCTTGCCGGCGAGATAAGCGCTGAAGTGAAGGGGTTACAAGGCGAAGAGCGTCAGCGGGAGATTGATCGATATACGCGAGATCTCCGTCGCAGAGACCAAGTCAAGAAATTGCGAGATAGTATGCAGTAA
- a CDS encoding transcriptional regulator: MALTRNFRDTVRARAEREPAFRRALFQEAVQALLQGETDEGRAALRAYINATIGFDRLGEVLGRSPKSLMRMFGPDGNPTAENLLGVIGALQEETGVHLKIRAVTEAA, encoded by the coding sequence ATGGCACTGACCCGGAATTTTCGCGACACGGTGCGGGCGCGGGCGGAGCGCGAGCCTGCCTTTCGCCGGGCGCTGTTTCAGGAGGCGGTGCAGGCCCTGCTGCAGGGCGAGACCGATGAGGGGCGCGCGGCGCTGCGGGCCTATATCAATGCGACGATCGGATTCGATCGGCTGGGCGAGGTGCTCGGGCGGTCGCCGAAGAGCCTGATGCGGATGTTCGGCCCGGACGGCAATCCCACCGCCGAAAATCTGCTCGGAGTCATCGGCGCGTTGCAGGAAGAGACCGGGGTACACTTGAAGATTCGCGCAGTCACCGAGGCGGCCTGA
- a CDS encoding DUF2235 domain-containing protein, whose protein sequence is MRNIIICCDGTGNEISENISNVLKLYRCLRKTEKTQPRQLVFYDPGVGTLERPDPWHKLKQDFNAILGLATGYGLDDNVLAAYAFLVHNYQTGDQIYLFGFSRGAYTVRVLAGLIHKVGLISPEQVNLAGSGLIAYKQFSSDEAPKLRAEAKLLTETGDALGPLPQTAFDNAAQFARITSARWPNVRFVGVWDTVASVIVPRADRFYWPSLEELAFTIANPSVQTFRQAISIDERRCMFRLNKWDDPQTFKHNRFNDAHAEPQDILQVWFAGVHGDIGGGYPEKQSGLSKYPLLWMIDEATKCGLGVNQATVNQLAWGIQRKGSPFSYVVPDVRGELHTSLRGAWWILEYLPKSATYNEWPARKTYFGYYIPDAEPRLIPDGAMIHESALLRMDAMPSYRPVNLPKQYEKFPMPVAPAHASAEED, encoded by the coding sequence ATGCGCAACATCATCATCTGCTGCGACGGCACCGGTAACGAGATTTCCGAGAACATCTCCAATGTGCTGAAGCTCTATCGCTGCCTGCGCAAGACGGAGAAGACACAGCCGCGGCAGCTGGTGTTTTACGATCCGGGGGTCGGCACGCTGGAGCGGCCGGACCCGTGGCACAAGTTGAAGCAGGATTTCAACGCCATCCTCGGCCTCGCCACCGGCTATGGGCTCGATGACAACGTGCTCGCGGCCTATGCCTTCCTGGTCCACAATTATCAGACCGGCGACCAGATCTATCTGTTCGGCTTTTCCCGCGGCGCCTATACCGTGCGGGTGCTGGCGGGGCTGATCCACAAGGTGGGGCTGATCTCGCCGGAGCAGGTCAATCTCGCAGGCTCGGGGCTGATCGCCTACAAGCAGTTTTCCTCCGACGAGGCGCCGAAGCTGCGGGCCGAGGCCAAGCTGCTTACCGAGACCGGCGACGCGCTGGGGCCGCTGCCGCAGACCGCGTTCGACAACGCCGCGCAATTCGCGCGCATCACCTCGGCGCGCTGGCCCAACGTCCGCTTCGTCGGCGTCTGGGATACGGTCGCCAGCGTGATCGTGCCGCGGGCCGATCGGTTCTATTGGCCGAGCCTGGAGGAGCTGGCGTTCACGATCGCGAACCCGAGCGTGCAGACGTTCCGGCAGGCGATCTCGATCGACGAGCGGCGCTGCATGTTCCGCCTCAACAAGTGGGACGACCCGCAGACCTTCAAGCACAACCGCTTCAACGACGCGCATGCCGAGCCGCAGGATATTTTGCAGGTGTGGTTCGCCGGCGTGCATGGCGATATCGGCGGCGGCTATCCGGAAAAGCAAAGCGGGCTTTCCAAATATCCGCTGCTGTGGATGATCGACGAGGCGACAAAGTGCGGACTCGGGGTCAACCAGGCCACCGTCAACCAGCTCGCCTGGGGCATTCAGCGCAAGGGCAGCCCGTTCTCCTACGTCGTGCCCGACGTGCGCGGCGAACTGCACACCTCGCTGCGAGGGGCGTGGTGGATCCTCGAATATCTTCCGAAGAGCGCGACCTACAATGAGTGGCCGGCGCGCAAAACGTATTTCGGCTATTACATCCCGGACGCCGAACCGCGCTTGATTCCCGACGGCGCCATGATCCACGAATCGGCGCTGCTGCGCATGGACGCGATGCCTAGCTATCGGCCGGTGAATTTGCCGAAGCAATACGAGAAGTTTCCGATGCCGGTGGCGCCGGCGCATGCGTCCGCGGAAGAGGATTGA